The Drosophila yakuba strain Tai18E2 chromosome X, Prin_Dyak_Tai18E2_2.1, whole genome shotgun sequence DNA segment CCTGGCGGCGTTTCAGCGAGTTGAGGAAGTCATCGTTGGAGCGGAACGGCCGGATCACCGGGCCGACCTTCTTGGGCGCCtccgtggtggtggtggtggtggagctggCAAAGGCCGCCTCGTCGCCCTCCTCGCCATGATCGCCATGCTCGCCGGCCTCCTCGTCATACTCCTCGCCCTCGCCGCCGGCATCCGCCGGTGCTGGCGCCGGTGTCGTCGTGGTGGTCACCTTGGCCGCCTTACCGACCGGACGGCGCAGGGCGGCGATCCTCTTCGCCGGCGACACGGCGGGACCACCCTCCTCCTGGGCGGACACCAGTCCGTAGCACAGGGCGCAGACGATGAAGAGCAGGCAGCTAAGtggaaaaaacaaacgaatatataaattaatataaataaataataggttatattatatatattagataatatataaattaatataaataaatacgttatattatatatattagataaatgtatgtaaagcttctaatttaaatatttaaatttctacaCCAAAAAAGCTTAATAAAATCCATTTGCCAAAAGTGGAGCACTATTTAATTACTGAAATAGTTAAAAAGGCAAAATGCAGACTTCCGTATGTTTGAATTAATATTCTGAAGGTTTCTTAGAAAATCCAACTGTCCATTCATATTTGTACTATTAGTCAGTTACCAGTTCTCCACATGGCTTTAAATAACATTCGGATTTCATTTCAAGCGCCTATTTGTAGTATTGATTAAGCgcttaaatatacaaattttacttaaaTCAATGCTGAATTATTGGCGTAAAAAACCCAGTGATCGTTTATACAAACAATGTTTCATTAATTACGAGAATTTACTGGAAAAACTTGATTTTTCAAGACGCTGGTGGAGATTCGTAAGAAAGTGCAATGTACTGCACGACATATATGAAATATGATCATGAAACGGATCAATTGGACTGGATGCAGGAATGGAATAGCTTCTGGTGAATCCCCCGGGCAAGGTTGCCCAACCACGCATCTAATCCTCGTGACTTCCAGCTCGAGCACAACTCTTGGGCGAGCGGACAGGTCTGGTTGGACGGGTTATTCAATACAGAACCTGAAGTCGTAAATATtgtgtacataaatatgtGCCCGCCCCAACATATACAGTGAATATGGGCTAGGAGAAACATTTTGAATGACACAAGAAGAATATGATAATTAACCGAATAAGAAACATGAAATTATAATAGATTTAGCAGTGTGAGGATTTAATACAGACATGTTCATTCCAATCATCCCAATGCTTTAACATTAAAAGATAATGCTTTAAGTTTACTACTACTATCTACTTTGTTTAGATTTATTAAAATGGGCAGTGGGGAACCAGCAAAGGTCGCAGTTGGAACTGAAACGGGCTAATAGTTACTaattattaaactttaaattaaaagtagCCGCCGCTTGAATGCCATTCGGTTTTCCTGTAAAATTTGctagtatttttttatattttatgtcGCTTACCGACGGAGGACGGAGATGTGCTAACAAATATTAATGTGTAAAGGTCAGGCAAACGGGTTTGTTCactttcgatttcgatttggataTGGATTTCGCCTTAATGCCAAATTCGAATGCGAATGAATGTTGCTCCGTTTCGgttgtttcagtttcagtttctgtttcttttctttttttttttctttatttcttgcTTTAGTCAACTACTTTTTATTCCTCTTTGCCGCTGGCGACGGCTTTAGTGGCGGCGGCTTCAGTGAGTCAAGTCAATTGCtcatattttatgcaaaacaaaagacttaggcagcGAACTCGTTTTGAAATTCTTTCCTAGGCAACGCTAAAGTCGagtgttttgttgttgttgttgctgttgtttctgttgctggAGAGGGGGTGGCCAGAGGCATGGAGAAGGGGggggggagagagagaggggagGGTGGCTGTGGAGGGCGTTGCGGTGGGTGAGTGGCCAAAGGAAACAGGTGCTTATGCAAAAGGCAGTCAACAGCACCGAGTGGGAAACCAGTTGGCAGCCAGCAGCACCACGCCAGAATATATTTAAGTGCGCGCGCTCACACTGCTCACAGTTGGCTAATAACGGTAAAATGTGCAAGccaagttttatttttagccaacACACAGCACCgttgttcattttcattatttatattcgATTATTGTATTGCTCGCTTACTTTGCATTCGAGCATTCAAACATACATACGAGCATGCTGCATTTCCCCCATTGGGATTTATTTGCTTATGGGGTCAGCTGATTGGACATACGGCTTTGCATGTGGATATGTGGatatgtggatgtggatgtggctatGGATGGCCCAGTTAAGCGCCAATTATGCAACTGGCAAAGGTGAAAGGCGTGGGCTACACTTGTGGGTGCGTGCCTGGCATCTCCAACATCCCAGCGACTCCAAACTTTAGTTGTGCCCAGGGGCGTGGacagaaatatttttcaaggGGGTTGGGCCCCTCATTTTCTCCTTAGCAAAAGATCTCGCCTTTTCGATCAATCACGTTTCGGATACAACATAAAAGTTTGGCTTCACTAATGATGTTTTACTTTGTTGCTTATAATTCATTTATTGTATGCAATACAGCTTCTAAATGACtaaattggaaaaattcaGTTCCCAAATTAAGTGTCCCCAAGCGGTGGGTTTTCCCAACAATCTGGGCATGACATTTGGCTAGGGACTGGGCTTAAGCATCTAGCAACCGGTTCCCCATCGGATTGGCCAACGGGAAGAATGGCAGGCCGCAGACGCTGCACAGTCCACACCCACAACTATGCCGTTGGGTGGACAGGTTGATGGGTAGGCACATGGTTACAGGTACGGAGCTTCACCGGTAGACGGGGGCACATTTCTAGCCGTGGGCTTGTTTGTAAATCGTCTTTAGTGCCAGCCGCCAGTTGGTTATATA contains these protein-coding regions:
- the LOC6524990 gene encoding nucleolar protein dao-5; the encoded protein is MKYFNICLLFIVCALCYGLVSAQEEGGPAVSPAKRIAALRRPVGKAAKVTTTTTPAPAPADAGGEGEEYDEEAGEHGDHGEEGDEAAFASSTTTTTTEAPKKVGPVIRPFRSNDDFLNSLKRRQANAKKHRAEKPPSPSKPAKKSDESNSGEQEEQASAPAPAPAASPAKGYKGNSALSRRKLSKPAKATPVEAVEDAAAEESEQQQKEETKPKRPIGRLALRKRN